The Blastocatellia bacterium genome includes the window CGGTCATTGCCGATCCAAGTCACGGAACCGGTCGGCGCGATAAAGTTCCGCCGATGGCGCGGGCGGCCGTGGCGGCGGGAGCCGATGGCTTGATCATTGAAGTGCACACGCGCCCTGAACAAGCTCTGTGCGATGGCCCGCAGGCGCTCCTGCCCGAGCAACTGGAGAAACTCGTCGGTCAACTTCGCCTCATTGCCGCGGCCATTGAGCGAACGATGTAGTCAAGCCGTCCGGGAGGCGCACGTCAGACTACCGTCTCTGTGGGTTCTATGTTTCAGCATGTCGTCATTGTGGGATGCGGCCTGATCGGCTGCTCTTTTGCGCTGGCGCTGCGGCGGGCGGGATTCGACGGACGAATCACCGGCTGGGGCGGCGGCGAATCAGTAGAGGAGGCAATCCAGCGCGGCATAATCTCCGAACGAGAGCGAAGCTTTGACGAGGGGCATTCCTGTCCGGCGGACTTCATCTATCTCGCCGCACCGGTCCTCGCTATTGTGGAGTTCCTTCAGACGAAGTCCGGGCTGCTTAAACCGGGAAGTTTCATCACCGATGCGGGAAGTACGAAAGTGGAAATCTGCCGGACGGCGCGCCGCTGTCTCCCATCGGGAATTGATTTTCTCGGCGGACATCCTATGGCTGGAAGCGAAAAAAGCGGCGCCGAGCACGCTCACGCCGATCTCTTTGAGGGAGCCGCCTACATCCTCACGCCTGATGACCGAACGCCCTCCGAACGGCTGGCCCAGATGGAACTTCTCATCCGGGAAATTGGAGCGCGGCCCATCCGAATGACTGCCGAAGAGCATGATCGGACCATTGCCTATATCAGTCATCTGCCACAGTACCTGTCAACGGCTCTGGCGGCGACCATCGAGCGACACCCCGATGCTCG containing:
- a CDS encoding prephenate dehydrogenase/arogenate dehydrogenase family protein, which gives rise to MFQHVVIVGCGLIGCSFALALRRAGFDGRITGWGGGESVEEAIQRGIISERERSFDEGHSCPADFIYLAAPVLAIVEFLQTKSGLLKPGSFITDAGSTKVEICRTARRCLPSGIDFLGGHPMAGSEKSGAEHAHADLFEGAAYILTPDDRTPSERLAQMELLIREIGARPIRMTAEEHDRTIAYISHLPQYLSTALAATIERHPDARQWLSLAGEGFRDMTRLAASRFRLWRDITLTNRENILQALDEYIRDLSTLRQAVATEDLEAVEESFQRANRLSPTD